One Paenibacillus riograndensis SBR5 DNA segment encodes these proteins:
- a CDS encoding SDR family oxidoreductase: protein MSQSLQGKVAIVTGSSRGIGRSVAERLAQEGASVVINYSSSPKQAEEVVQGIQAQGGSAAALQADISKPAQIEQLYKDTKALFGKIDIVVNNAGIMINSLIGEATEEQFDKQFAINVKGTYFSCQQAFFHLEQGGRIINFSTSVNGQMFPAYSIYAGTKGAVEQFTRQLAKEFGSKGITINAVAPGPVATDLFLEGKSEAQLEGLKKTNAFGRLGQPEDIAGVVSFLAAEQSGWITGQTLRVNGGFI, encoded by the coding sequence ATGAGTCAATCCCTGCAAGGTAAGGTTGCCATAGTTACCGGGTCATCGAGAGGCATTGGTCGGAGTGTCGCGGAGAGATTAGCGCAAGAGGGAGCTTCGGTAGTCATTAACTATTCAAGCAGCCCGAAGCAAGCGGAAGAGGTGGTCCAGGGCATTCAAGCCCAAGGCGGAAGCGCTGCTGCGCTTCAGGCCGACATCAGCAAGCCTGCACAGATTGAGCAGCTGTACAAGGATACCAAGGCATTGTTCGGAAAAATCGATATTGTGGTCAACAACGCGGGAATTATGATCAACAGCCTGATTGGAGAAGCCACCGAAGAACAGTTCGACAAGCAGTTCGCGATTAACGTCAAAGGAACCTACTTCTCCTGCCAGCAGGCCTTCTTTCACCTGGAACAGGGCGGGCGCATCATTAACTTCTCCACTTCGGTCAATGGGCAGATGTTCCCGGCTTACAGTATTTATGCCGGTACCAAAGGTGCAGTGGAGCAGTTCACCCGCCAGCTCGCCAAGGAGTTCGGCAGCAAAGGCATCACCATCAACGCGGTTGCTCCCGGTCCTGTTGCTACCGACCTGTTCCTGGAGGGCAAATCGGAAGCACAGCTTGAGGGGCTGAAGAAGACCAATGCCTTCGGACGGCTGGGCCAGCCGGAGGATATTGCCGGAGTGGTCAGCTTCCTCGCTGCAGAACAATCGGGATGGATCACCGGCCAGACACTGCGCGTGAATGGCGGATTTATCTAA